A region from the Sulfurospirillum oryzae genome encodes:
- a CDS encoding flagellar hook-length control protein FliK, translating to MQDILSFAQAPSPIALAPSTTKSVTPAGNDGSFSESFFSIILGQFTQESKQTSLNDLAQELPTTSVSENLNLNAKDQKAKSVDEHLLDDLLSVVNALQQNSQITVFPTLKPSSTLEKILGSETARQDFANVKSVSDLMDLSKKYNLGLEKLSISQENLDSLQTKFPKLAQSNFFDDLQSALDSAKTSQKSDVTLPTTVATTPTTNVMNLLDKQPVQTETTPVTSILSELISKDVKPEPTKTQPVELNNKVDVVVDEAPSMVNEKQQNTLAQALQAPQEETKQVVSAPLETAIQKVVTPKETKKTSSQPIEPTVQEPVTQEEPIQVATTRVNEVKKEPLLKSEENVVDLTPKTTKTEKTLDESSQEEMAQLQKTAAHDDKETTKTSSEETQSTLEVKTDIKTTSKQETTVKNTPVKESLNQFATDLKEKIEAYKPPIMKVELSLSPKNLGDVDVTLLTRGNNLHVNISSNTNTMSLFTQNQNDVKNALVSMGFTNLEMNFSDQRNSNQSQQNQQKSSGNFEEFTTESSEEETASLEIVIPQYV from the coding sequence ATGCAAGATATTCTCTCTTTTGCTCAAGCACCAAGCCCTATAGCTCTTGCGCCTTCTACGACAAAATCAGTTACACCTGCAGGTAATGATGGCTCTTTTAGTGAGAGTTTTTTTTCTATTATTCTTGGTCAATTTACACAAGAGAGCAAACAAACATCTTTAAATGATCTTGCACAAGAGCTGCCAACAACCTCTGTCAGTGAAAATCTCAACCTTAACGCAAAAGATCAAAAGGCGAAAAGCGTGGATGAACACCTTTTAGATGATCTTTTAAGCGTTGTTAATGCGCTTCAACAAAATTCACAAATAACGGTTTTCCCAACACTCAAACCCTCTTCGACTTTAGAAAAAATTCTTGGCAGTGAAACTGCTCGTCAAGATTTTGCTAATGTTAAAAGTGTAAGCGACTTGATGGATTTATCGAAAAAATACAATCTTGGTTTGGAAAAACTTTCAATCTCGCAGGAGAATCTAGACAGTCTTCAAACAAAGTTCCCAAAACTTGCACAAAGCAACTTCTTTGATGATCTCCAAAGTGCCTTAGATAGTGCAAAAACCTCACAAAAAAGTGATGTAACGCTACCAACAACAGTAGCAACAACACCTACCACCAATGTGATGAACCTTTTAGATAAACAACCCGTGCAGACAGAAACGACACCTGTCACATCTATTTTGAGTGAACTCATCTCTAAAGATGTTAAACCTGAACCTACAAAAACACAACCCGTTGAACTCAACAATAAAGTCGATGTGGTAGTTGATGAAGCACCATCAATGGTAAATGAAAAGCAACAAAATACTCTAGCTCAAGCGCTTCAAGCGCCACAAGAAGAGACCAAACAAGTCGTATCTGCACCGCTTGAAACAGCGATCCAAAAAGTCGTCACCCCAAAAGAAACAAAGAAAACATCATCACAACCTATTGAACCTACTGTGCAGGAGCCTGTTACACAAGAAGAGCCTATTCAAGTGGCTACAACACGTGTTAATGAAGTCAAAAAAGAGCCTCTTTTAAAATCTGAAGAAAACGTTGTTGATTTAACGCCAAAAACAACAAAAACAGAAAAAACACTCGATGAATCTTCACAAGAAGAGATGGCACAACTCCAAAAAACAGCAGCTCATGATGATAAAGAGACAACGAAAACTTCTTCTGAAGAGACACAATCAACCTTAGAGGTTAAAACTGATATTAAAACAACGTCAAAACAAGAGACTACGGTTAAAAATACTCCGGTAAAAGAGAGTTTAAATCAATTTGCAACCGACCTTAAAGAGAAAATAGAAGCCTATAAACCGCCTATTATGAAAGTTGAGCTTTCTTTAAGTCCTAAAAACTTGGGAGATGTAGATGTTACCTTACTAACACGAGGCAATAATTTACATGTAAACATCTCTTCCAATACCAACACCATGTCACTTTTTACTCAAAATCAAAATGATGTAAAAAATGCGCTAGTTAGTATGGGTTTTACCAATTTAGAGATGAACTTTAGCGATCAAAGAAACAGCAATCAATCACAACAAAATCAGCAAAAAAGTAGTGGAAATTTTGAAGAGTTTACCACCGAATCAAGTGAGGAAGAGACAGCATCATTAGAAATTGTCATTCCTCAATATGTATAA
- the typA gene encoding translational GTPase TypA — protein MQEFRNIAVIAHVDHGKTTLVDELLKQSGTYTAHQKVEERAMDSNDLEKERGITILSKNTAIRYKDIKINIIDTPGHADFGGEVERVLKMVDGVLLLVDAQEGVMPQTKFVVKKALSLGLCPIVVVNKIDKPAADPDRVVDEVFDLLVALGANEDQLEFPIVYAAAKEGYAKHNMSDENKNLEPLFETIIKHVPTPSGNATNPLQLQVFTLDYDNYVGKIGIARIFNGTIKKNETVLLAKADGEQVRGRVSKLIGFHGLERIDINEAESGDIVAVAGFETLDVGDSLVDPSNPMPLDPLHIEEPTLSVVFAVNDSPFAGLDGKYVTSNKIAERLESEMKTNIAMKYESAGEGKFKVSGRGELQITILAENMRREGFEFTLGRPEVIVREENGVKMEPFEHLVIDVPDEFTGAVIEKLGRKKAEMKAMNPTGDGQTRIEFEIPARGLIGFRGQFLTDTKGEGVMNHSFLDFRPLSGEVEHRKNGALVSMETGTAMGYSLFSLQERGVLFVDAQVKVYSGMIIGEHSRPNDLDVNPIKGKPQSNVRSSGADEAIKLVPPRKMNLELALEWIENDELVEVTPINIRIRKKYLDPTQRKRMSR, from the coding sequence TTGCAAGAGTTTAGAAATATTGCTGTGATCGCACACGTTGACCACGGAAAAACGACCTTAGTCGATGAGCTGTTGAAACAATCAGGAACTTACACAGCACACCAAAAAGTAGAAGAAAGAGCCATGGACAGTAACGATCTTGAAAAAGAGCGTGGTATTACCATTCTTTCTAAAAATACAGCCATTCGCTACAAAGATATTAAAATCAACATTATCGACACTCCAGGCCACGCCGACTTTGGTGGTGAGGTTGAGCGTGTTTTGAAAATGGTTGACGGCGTTTTACTTCTTGTCGATGCACAAGAAGGCGTTATGCCACAAACCAAGTTTGTTGTTAAAAAAGCTCTTAGCCTTGGTCTTTGCCCAATCGTTGTTGTTAACAAGATTGATAAGCCTGCTGCTGATCCTGATCGTGTTGTCGATGAGGTATTTGACCTTTTAGTAGCCCTTGGTGCAAACGAAGATCAACTTGAATTCCCTATCGTTTATGCCGCAGCAAAAGAGGGTTATGCTAAACACAATATGAGCGATGAGAATAAAAATCTTGAACCTCTTTTTGAGACCATCATCAAGCATGTTCCAACGCCTTCAGGCAATGCAACGAATCCACTTCAACTTCAAGTTTTTACACTTGATTATGATAATTACGTTGGAAAAATCGGTATTGCACGTATTTTTAACGGAACGATTAAGAAAAATGAGACTGTTTTACTTGCAAAAGCCGATGGTGAGCAAGTTCGTGGACGTGTTTCAAAACTCATTGGTTTTCACGGTTTGGAAAGAATTGACATTAATGAAGCAGAAAGTGGTGACATCGTAGCGGTTGCTGGTTTTGAGACACTTGATGTGGGCGATAGTTTGGTTGATCCAAGTAATCCTATGCCACTCGATCCATTGCACATTGAAGAGCCAACACTCTCCGTTGTTTTTGCGGTCAATGATTCTCCATTTGCAGGACTTGATGGTAAATATGTTACCTCAAACAAAATCGCTGAACGTTTAGAATCTGAGATGAAAACGAATATCGCGATGAAATACGAGAGTGCGGGCGAGGGTAAATTTAAAGTTTCAGGTCGTGGTGAGCTTCAAATTACTATTTTGGCTGAGAACATGAGACGTGAAGGTTTTGAGTTTACATTAGGTCGTCCTGAAGTTATCGTTAGAGAAGAAAATGGTGTTAAAATGGAGCCATTTGAGCACCTTGTTATCGATGTACCTGACGAATTTACGGGTGCTGTTATCGAAAAACTAGGTCGTAAAAAAGCAGAAATGAAAGCGATGAACCCAACAGGAGATGGTCAAACGAGAATTGAGTTTGAAATTCCTGCGCGTGGTCTTATTGGTTTCCGTGGACAGTTCTTGACCGATACAAAAGGTGAGGGTGTTATGAACCACTCATTCTTAGATTTTAGACCACTCAGTGGCGAAGTTGAACACCGTAAAAATGGTGCACTTGTTTCAATGGAAACAGGAACGGCGATGGGTTATTCACTTTTCAGCTTGCAAGAGCGTGGCGTTCTTTTTGTGGATGCACAAGTCAAAGTTTACTCTGGTATGATCATTGGTGAGCATTCACGTCCAAATGATTTGGATGTCAATCCGATCAAAGGTAAGCCACAAAGTAACGTTAGAAGTAGTGGCGCAGATGAAGCGATTAAACTCGTTCCACCACGTAAAATGAACTTAGAATTAGCGCTTGAGTGGATTGAAAATGATGAATTGGTTGAAGTAACGCCAATCAACATTCGTATTCGTAAAAAATACCTCGATCCAACACAACGTAAACGTATGAGCCGCTAA
- a CDS encoding LemA family protein yields the protein METFLVVAGVILLIIVFMYNTLISKKNQVENIFAGLDAVLKKRYDLLPNLVASVKEYMVHERATLEKITELRSKALNGSLDSRETIALDKQLSSMLSNLMVAVENYPTLKANENFLHLQGTLNELEEQISAARRAYNQSVTDYNNAIEMFPTNFMASAMKLVRKEVFSIPSNERANVDVKNLFQK from the coding sequence ATGGAAACGTTTTTGGTTGTTGCAGGTGTTATTCTTCTCATTATCGTGTTTATGTACAACACGCTTATCTCTAAAAAAAATCAAGTTGAAAATATTTTTGCCGGGCTTGATGCTGTTCTCAAAAAACGTTACGATCTTCTTCCTAATCTTGTGGCAAGTGTCAAAGAGTATATGGTGCATGAGCGCGCAACGCTTGAGAAAATCACCGAACTTCGCTCCAAAGCACTCAATGGCTCACTTGATAGTCGTGAGACCATAGCACTTGATAAACAACTCTCTTCAATGCTTAGTAATTTAATGGTAGCGGTTGAAAACTATCCTACGCTTAAAGCGAATGAAAATTTTCTGCATTTGCAAGGAACGCTTAACGAACTTGAAGAGCAAATCTCCGCAGCGCGTAGGGCTTACAATCAAAGCGTAACCGATTATAACAATGCTATAGAGATGTTCCCAACAAATTTTATGGCAAGTGCGATGAAGTTAGTGCGCAAAGAGGTCTTTAGTATTCCCTCAAATG